TAACTGTCGGGATTTTTCGGATTTATCTTCATTATCCTTTCAAATATTATAAGGGCGTTATTATAATCTTTCATCCTGTCATAAACGTAACCAAGGTTAAAATTAAGTTTTTCAGAGTCCGCGAATACCTTAATTCCGTCAAGATACGTATCCACCGCCTGTTGATACTGTTTGTTGTCGGCATAGGACGCGCCTAACAGCAGGTAAAATTCCTCGTTATCTTTGTTGGATTCAAGAAGTTTTTCAAACATCTCTATTGCCTGCGGCAGTTTTTTCTGTTCGCCGTAAATATACCCTATGTGGTAATAGGCGTTTACGTATTTTGGGTCAAGCCGTGTAATCTGATCCAGTTTTTCAAGCGCTTTGCCATAATCTTTTAAATTTTCATATGCTATTGCCAGCTGATATTTATTGATAATGCTGTCCTCCCTTAAACTTTCCACCTTTAAAAAACATTTTACGGCTTCTTTATACTGTTTCTGCCCGGAATAAATAACACCCTTGGAGTATAAGGCATCGGCGTTTTCCGGATGTATTTTAAGTATGCCGTCATATACTTTCAGCGCTTTATCCGTATCATTTGCCCTGTAATGCACTTCCGCCATAAGCGTCATAATATCCGTGTCTTTTGGGTTTAATTCAAGATAATTTTCATACGCCGCAAGCGCGGCAGAAGTATTTCCTTTTATTTCATGCGCTTTGGCAAGCGAATCATACGCTTTAAGGTAGTCCGGGTCTGTCTCTATGGCTTTATTTAAGTATTCCACCGCTTTGTCATATTCATCGCGGCCGCCGTAAAGGATTCCGATATTATAGTACGATACCGCCGCTTTATCCGGCGCCAGCGCGATATTTTTGTTAAACAGGGATTCCGCAAGCTGCGAATCGCCCTCTTTAAATGCTATTATGCCAAGGTAAAAATATCCGTCCGCTTCCATGGGGTCTATTTCTATCGCGCGTTCCAACAGCAGTTTTGCCGTTTTTACGTCTTCTTCTTCAAGTTTAAACTTTGCCGATGCTATTAACACCTGCGGGTTGTAAGGGTCTTTTATCAGGGCTTCTTCCACTGTGGCTTTGGACTTTGAAGGCTCCCCTTTTAAGGACTGCACATAAGCCAGGTTCATGAATATTGAGCCCGGTTCGTACGAATATTTGGCGCTTGTGGAGTAGTATTCTTCCGCAAAGTTTAACTGATTGCTTAATTCCGCAAGGTACCCCATTGAATAATACAGAAACGAAATTGATTCCTGAAAAGGGTTTTTATTGACAGCCGGCCTTTCCACGGGCTGCTTTTTCTGCGCGCCCGCGCACCCGGCTATTATTAACGCGGATATAAAAATAACCGCTAACAGTATTTTTCTTATAAACTTTTTATCCATTATTGTTCAAACTTCTTATCCGTGACGCGCAGCCTTCTGTTAATTATCCGCAGCAGCGCCATTAATATTTTGGCCGCAATCGCGGGGTCGCTGTCAAGAATTTCCGAAAAACTGTTTTTGGTAACCACTATTAATTTTGAATCTTCGCCGGTCTTGCCGCTGGCGGTCCTGGCGCCGGAATCAATGATTGACATTTCACCCACTATTTCGCCTTTACCAAGGTTTGCAATGACTTTATCGCCTTCTTTGGTTTTCTTTATAATATCTATGCCGCCTTCCACAACAACATACAGAACTTCGCCGGGCATGCCTTCCACAAATAACGTTGACCCTTTTTTATAGGGCTTTAAAAAAACCTTTTTTGCCACAATATCAAGTTCCGCGTCTGTTAAAGTTTTAAACAGCGCCGCTTCTTTTAACATTTCATATTCAACAGGATCCGCCATTTGTTACCTCCGGTTATTATTAAACCTGTTTCGCCTTATACTGTAGAGGCGTAACATGTTACGCCTTGGTTTAAAGACGAGACGCAACGTGTTGCGTCTCTACATTATTAAACATAAAACCTGTTTCGCCTTATACTGTAGAGGCGTAACATGTTACGCCTTGGTTTAAAGACGAGACGCAACATGTTGCGTCTCTACATTTAAATCATAAAAAAAACATAAAACACAAAAACCAAAAACTAAATTTCCACTTCCATGCCTTCTTTTACCGCGAAGGCTTTGGGGAATTTTGCCTGCGCCATTGCCTGAATTTCGTCAATCTGGTCATCCGTATGTTCCGGCGCGTGGTGGCAAAGGTGAACTTCTTTTGCCCCTGACAGTTGCGCCACTTTAATCCCTTCTTCGTATGTGGAATGGCCCCACCCTATGTATTTGGGGTATTCTTCCGGTGTAAACTGCGCGTCATACATAATAATACCCGCGTCTTTTGCCAGTTTAATAAGTTTGTTGTCCGGCACAGCGTAATGTTCCACGTCTGTTGCCACAACAAATGCGGATTCACCTGACTGTATCCTGAATCCAAGAGTGCCTGCCGGATGGTTTAACTTGGCGGTATTAACCTTAAACGGCCCTATGTTAATTTCGTCATTGTCCTGAATTTCAGTGAAATGAATCTTGGCCGCCATACCGGAAAGTTCT
This sequence is a window from Candidatus Goldiibacteriota bacterium. Protein-coding genes within it:
- a CDS encoding tetratricopeptide repeat protein — encoded protein: MDKKFIRKILLAVIFISALIIAGCAGAQKKQPVERPAVNKNPFQESISFLYYSMGYLAELSNQLNFAEEYYSTSAKYSYEPGSIFMNLAYVQSLKGEPSKSKATVEEALIKDPYNPQVLIASAKFKLEEEDVKTAKLLLERAIEIDPMEADGYFYLGIIAFKEGDSQLAESLFNKNIALAPDKAAVSYYNIGILYGGRDEYDKAVEYLNKAIETDPDYLKAYDSLAKAHEIKGNTSAALAAYENYLELNPKDTDIMTLMAEVHYRANDTDKALKVYDGILKIHPENADALYSKGVIYSGQKQYKEAVKCFLKVESLREDSIINKYQLAIAYENLKDYGKALEKLDQITRLDPKYVNAYYHIGYIYGEQKKLPQAIEMFEKLLESNKDNEEFYLLLGASYADNKQYQQAVDTYLDGIKVFADSEKLNFNLGYVYDRMKDYNNALIIFERIMKINPKNPDSYNYIGYTYAERGEKLDKALDLVNKALELDKGNGFYLDTRGWVYYKMGRYQDAVKELEAAQASVIKLREKADPVIYEHMGDAYLKINDTAKALDSYNKALESGHEEPEEIKTKIENIKNK
- a CDS encoding MBL fold metallo-hydrolase, whose amino-acid sequence is MRIKYYGVRGSIPVTGKDFNKYGGSTTCVVVTEANTTLVIDTGTGMRAFGRDLMKISPVGHKIHVLMTHYHWDHLMGFPFFTPAFIKGNEINFYGETKYNQSVQDVFKKQQQFINFPIELSGMAAKIHFTEIQDNDEINIGPFKVNTAKLNHPAGTLGFRIQSGESAFVVATDVEHYAVPDNKLIKLAKDAGIIMYDAQFTPEEYPKYIGWGHSTYEEGIKVAQLSGAKEVHLCHHAPEHTDDQIDEIQAMAQAKFPKAFAVKEGMEVEI
- a CDS encoding cyclic nucleotide-binding domain-containing protein; amino-acid sequence: MADPVEYEMLKEAALFKTLTDAELDIVAKKVFLKPYKKGSTLFVEGMPGEVLYVVVEGGIDIIKKTKEGDKVIANLGKGEIVGEMSIIDSGARTASGKTGEDSKLIVVTKNSFSEILDSDPAIAAKILMALLRIINRRLRVTDKKFEQ